The region gaaAGATTGTTTGGTGAAAATTGccaacttatttaaatttagtataaaattgtataaaaaattaagtcgTTTTAGCAAAACAATATCATTTGACATATTGTTTTTCATAGcttatttttagtagcaaaaTTTTACTGCCTCAAGTTATCTTTGCTGTTCaggaaaatatcaaaattaaattaaatattatcaaaaatatgaatttattaattttagtcgaaatttaaaactaaaaaaatttattttataaatttttttagttttaaatttcgATAGTCTTTTCTCAGTCAATGGGAAAACAGACAGCAGACTCAATTCATCTtaagtttttaacttgttttaagGTGGTATATCCAATATAGTTTGtcattattcaataaaaattcagtTTGGCATATTCAATAAAAAGTCTAAAAGTTTCGATAAAAaaatgactgttttttttttaaataacgtaACCCCCATAATTTTAACCTTTTACAAACAGATGCAGGTAtcgtaatatttattttataaaagatattctaCTAACCATCCCATAGtttttgtaacagtttttttgtttttgcttaaaCTGTATATAGGGCAAGCGCAAGTAAAAGTTAAGTGAGAGAGGGGGTGTGCCTTACAGTTTTTATCGACTGAAagtatatttgtaaaagaaaagATCCTCTGATTCAAAATTATCCAAATTACCGACTGATTGTATAAAAACTCATTAAGTCCGGAAATTTATTACTATATCAATGCCGTTTTTTTACatcttaaacttttaaaatataatagcaTTGTGTCtcttgtattatttttttaatattatattttgactTGAGAGATGTTAAAAGAACAATAGTTAAAGCAACAACAAAACGCATTTAAAAGTACACCGGTTTGaacatcttcaaaatttttaaaagtagtcGATTTTATTATGTTGATTAGTTTTACAATTTACCACCAGAAACAAGAAGAAGAacttaaataattgaaaaacttaACGACAagtacaaactttaaaaatgcgctttaaaataaaaaagcccCATAAAAAGTGAATTCTtggtaaaaatttttagtaaattgttAAGAAGTAAATTTGCAAAATGCTTTGAGCTAGCCGCTTGTGACCATCTGCAACGAACAAACATTTGTcgttaaagattttttcttaCTACTTAAAGTCTCTAGGTACCCAAAAAGTTAAATacgttcaaataaaaaatgacacttgctcaaatattgatttttaaaaatgcaataaattattaaactttttgaaaaataacacaaaataaaattttgtctgaggaagaattaattaaaaaaatattataatagaaaaaaaaaattgcaaacaaaaGATGAAAAGAGTTTGTTCAGCTCTTGTTTAGATCGTTTTCGCAAGAGAGAAACCCTTTCATATGTTTTGTCTATATTTAtccaagtttatttttttatatttgttgttggTAGGGTAAccaaaattatagaaaaaatgcACTATATTTTAAGGATaacataattttgataaaactacACCACACTCTTCTTTTTGCATATAAGAAACTAAGCACACCGCTAGTACCAGAAGGTTTCTTATTTTAAGCATTCTATTTATTCAATCTAGTACTTAAAGTTTTTGAGGAgtttctttagatttttaaaagggttattatttaaatgatttaatactCTTTCCTTtcaattgattgttttttttcattgtaagTAATTGTAAGTTCTTCATACTTTTAACTAAGTTACTTTTCCAAAAAGCACCTGAGTACTAATAGTGGTGGCAACTGTCTAAGTGTGAATTTCATTATTTCATATCTGCTAATCAGTAACAAAGTATAAGTGCactaaaagaaattacaaacactggcatatgttagtttaagcctcttgttttgatatttgattaaaaaggcaactaaatcattttttcttaatcaaaaaaattgttttctaaataactaaagATTAAAGTTTTATGTCATATATATCGTATATCATAGTTCCATTCGTGCTTGGCGTATATCAAAGTTCCATTCACGCTTGGCATATATCATAATTCCATTCGTGCTTGTCCGTATATCATAATTCTATTCATGCTTGTCGTATATCATAATTCCATTCATGCTTgttatattcatttaatatgaaattttataaaaagctgttaaatgtttatttttttatttatatatttgttaaacaccCACTatacaaataaagtaaattaaagtttCGTTCAggataaacaaaaaatcttgactttttttttcctcaagaTTTCCTTTTAAACATAATCATCTAGAAATTGTTTTTCAAGAATGTCCTTGAAAATTGTTCTTTGTTCTTTTAAGTTACAGCACCTCAACTAAACGTTTTAGAATTTGAAGATCCGTTtcaggaattaaatttttttaacaaataattttttttttttttactttgcattATTTTCTCTAGATTTAGTTCATGACTATTGCACAAATTCTTGACACTATCTAAAAAAGGTTGTAGAGATGTCTTGTTTTTCAGCTGCGACTTAACATTATCAAACGTCATTTTGTTGTTCATCCGGCGATGTTGTTAAATAAGTTAAGCATGTTTTTTGTGTAATTATTGATATAtcctcaataaaaaataagggaTGAATATAACTTTTGCTATGTTTTGAAGCATTGAGGACTTTAGTGCGTTTTTTCCAACTATATCAAGCttttgcattaatattttttatgttcacaAAGCTCAAAACCATAAGTTAGTGTTGGAACAGCCAAATGTTTATATAACTGGACAATGGAGTTTGGGTGAGCAAAACAAACTCCAGATTGAATTTAAGTTTGGATTACTGCCCGGAAAGTAGTTATTCGGCGATCAGTATTTAAACGATTAGATGACTAAGTTtatcatgaagttttatttgttgattgttattatgcagtttttaatttacttctATCGGTGAGCAAGAACTCGGTTTTGTCAGCATTCAATTCTATACAGTTTTCTTTTGAGTATATACTGCAGGTATTAATAAGCTTTTGAGGGAAATACAATGTCATCAGCATATGCTTCAACACTTGTAAAAACGTATCGTTGtctcaatttttaatgtttatatccaaatatattaaatttttaaattattaaaaacgtaTCTATTTACGTCAACGTAAATAGATACGTCAAACCAACGTATTTATTTACGTCAAGGTATAATCGGTGCTAACTAAAAAATTGGAGGACAATCAAAACGATTTTCAACTTACTTCGGCTGATTTGCTAATTGTTATGACTAAAAAATTCTATCGTGAATTAGATGGAGGCGGCAAGGCAAATTCATTGCTCTAgagttttcaataaagtttaaaactggTCTTCTCTATAGGCTTACTTTATATGATGTATGTCGGAAAATATTTGGATtatcatatctttttttttaaatacgttttttaaagtcatccttgatgGCCACCACTCTTTTTCCTTTCAGTAACTTCTGGATTATCTCAAATTTCTTTCATTGGTCCTTTTTTCTTATGATATTACTATTTTACTAGAGTTCGGACTGTTGTAATTGTAAAActtaaatacaataatacattacaaaacaataatattgtattgtaataacAGAgatgtaatttaaaacattattcattgttattgtattgctgtggtaagaaacagttacaataactattgcactgttttgatgaaaaaaaaattacaataactattgtggTGTATTGTATTCCGATTTCAAAGTCCAATagctattgtattttaaaatactgaaatttttttccctcgcatttattattatttgtgctcTAGAAAATTCAGAGGAGCCCGTGACGCTTGTTTTTACCAgtcatttacatatataaactttgtttattttgagaAGTGAGGTTAGGCCAGGAAATCCAAAGAAGTGTATATTTTacgtatacttaataaatattcaattcaGGGGCGCTCGTGGCACCTGTTTCTAGCAaccatttacatataaaattttggttttttttagttcaataaTATTActgtttaaagaataatttgtttagaattaacattaataatatttattcaaaatcatacaatatattatgttttatatgtttataattaaataattattaagtgtgtatattattgtattgcatttaaatttcaGTTTACACAAAATGATGACTTACCAAATGATGACTTATATACTAATTGATTAACTACATAAAGCGCGAGaacataatttttcttttattattataattaaccgctaataagtaataaattgcAACACTATGGAATTAGGGAACCATTGACCTGGGTACTTATATATTAGATTGTCTAAGCATGTGAACTACTtttattttgcaacaaattttctacattttcagATTACTTATCACCTATCAGACCGTACCATTAAATTTTGTAGAggggtaattttttaaaaatgtagtttagaatatcaaaaaaataatgttcttGATTTATGTAGCAAAATTCTTGTGTAACTTTGCAACTAGACCTAAAAGCCCAGTTACTTTATGGAACACATACAGCCATAAAAGCCACAGGGAAAGAAAAGACAAAGTTTTATATTAGAGTTATATTTGAGTAAAAGAAAGTTATATCTAAGTAAAAGAAATGGTCGTCATTGGTCATGTGTAGTGTGTTTCCCcagcaataaaacaaaaacagctcAGATTACAAATGTTTATTGCTATTGTAGTGGGTCATTactatatcattttttttcagatgttgTTATTGATTTATGAAGATGAATttcaatacaatattttttgttattgtattacaGTATTACAATACACAGATATTGTTACTGtctctaaaaaagttaatacaataGCAATAATTATTGTTTCTGTTATTGCTTTCATCACAATTACAACAATCCAAACTCTAGttctaacaaattaaaaatgttttatctggaataaaagttacTAGATAATTAGATTCAATTAGTTTTAGAACagaaaaagtatagtttttttaaaaattcaaaatatagtCGGTTGGGGTAATATGGGCCTATATGTCATTATGTATTGTGCCATTAAGAACCTTATACTTATATAGCAACAAatactttaacaataaaaatatgtttaaataaaaagtcaGGCTATGTTTCTGAATTCATTTTTCTGGATGTATGTTGCTCTCGATCCATTTAGATGActgttaaagttatttttcatttatatttttcattgaaattagtAGATAACGTATTGTAGCAATTTCGAAGCGTAGcacattaaacttttattataaagacaTGATGTTTTAGTAAAATGATGAATCTTTAACATATAACGTAAAAACATTTGGTTAGTTTTTAACTGAGCTCAGGGGCGATTCTGCGAGTGTGGGTGTGATGGGTAAAACACTTTTCCTCCTCCTCCTCAAAGAAGgcttttttcaagttatagtctgTTATTTGTTGAATATAGTCGATTAGTCGGGCATTTAGCACATTTTAGCCGTGTGATTTTTAGTTTTGTGaacctttttaattattttatttttttaaattctaggCGGTATTTTTGAAggattccccccccccctccctcttGCCTCATTTTATTCTAAGAATCGCCCCTGATTGGGCTTCCGATTTAAATTTTCCCTTAAACAAAATTTCCTCAGGCTTAgactttttataagtatttcgacattcaaatttaaatagtatatttaatatgaagAATTATAatctgatttattttatatattgaaacAAGTGGTAAAAAACTGTGGAAATTAAACCGCAAGAAACCTCTACATTCTTTGGAAAAAAGCTatcagagataaaaaaaattatttttatttgtatttttaatttgatgctTTGAACGTGTAAAGtgattttgcatttaaaaaatctattgaaGTATTActatgtttaaacttttattttaagtattactATGTTTAAACTAAGTATTactattttcaaacttttgatcaaataatttaaatataatacataatgACTTCAGTCAAATTCCACGATGAGTTAGTACTTTAACCAAAAAAAGTTAGATTACCCCCACCCTTCCCTACTTTCACCCTACACTACTTCTTttgtatttctatattttttgatttgtcttGCAAAGCTCTTTGTAAACgatgtatatatgtaaactatatatatatatatatatatatatatatatatatatatatatatatatatatatatatatatatatatatatatatatatatatatatatataaactttatatatatggCACAATCTTATCAGATTCTCGTGAGTTAAGCTAAAATACCCTTTACTCTTTTgccttatttttaactttcagcacttttttttgaattttaaaatccaaatatttatataaagtataaatatctatttttataagGCAAACactcttgaataaaaaatgtttcataaatgCACTTAACAGTGTAATATGTATAGCTATGTCATTATAACCCTGCGAGACGTCTGTAAGACGTCTTCAGTAATTAAAATCGTCCTAAAGACGTCCATCGGAGTCTGACTTAAAGTGATAtgcttttgttactttttattattgaaacaagAAGTTTGAAATTCAATTTTGTCAATAGTGCTCTTGTTTTGTACTGTAATACCGCTTTGAGATTTTCAGCTGTGTATTTTGACTTTAAACATTTGACACGAAAACAGGTTATTCGAACTCATTTACTTACTGTtagaataaagtaaaaacttttaatttttttgtgtgcagCGATTGTTATTctttacttcaatttttttttttttgcatacaatACAAACTTtggtttgttaatttaaaatattgatactatgtacataaaaaaatggataaaacAGAACTggtaatatataacataaatcaaaataattaatatcaaaagaGCAAtgaagataaagaaaaaacaaatttttattaaaattgttatcaCTGGTTATATGTACTCTtttctcttcaaaaaaaaaattgggctACAAATACTTTATTAAGAAAGTAATTGATCTTTAAACTGTGCAAAATTAATACCAGGTGTACGTAGTTACATTTTAAGTCCAAAATGTATCATTAACAAGTATTCTTACGCGGAGAACGTTAAgcaataaaaagtgaaaatttaatttcaacacaattttttttaaaaataaattataagtcatccaaaaaatttaaataataataataaataacaaaactctaaaaattatctttgaatACCTGTTTCTAATCGTACTTAGTTTAGATTACAAATCAAACTAGAGTTTTATTAGTTTGTACggattaaaattaatttaaattttattacgataCGAATCAGTTATGAAAGGTAAGTTTAAAAGTAATGTGTACCTTTGGGGCATATTATCGTTAGTCAATAATGTTCAAAACTATACTATTACACCACTTTAGGGACGTATTTTGCAAActgctttttatttatattataaatggtATTAATTTTCAACTCCAACAGTAAGCTTTGTTAATTACGTACGTtcggtttttagtttttaaatttagttcatGGTTTAGTTAATAAAGTGTTTGATTCAGCGTTTTGTTGCAACATAGTTTATAGTAACGTATgcgttaattaaatttttactattattaaattacttttttttatgtaatgcaAAAAACTAATTCTACTATTAACTTTGTTATATTGtattaagataatatttattactttgaaaaatttatcactttgaaaaaacaaatattgtgTTATAACAATCTTATATCAATGTTACTTTAACATATAATATCAATGTTGCTTTTGTAcgtattttatcataaatttgaAACATAATTCTTGTATCTAAAATATACTTATAGGTGATTAGTCTTTTTTAGATATGTATAGTTTAAAATTCATTGCTATTGTATTACTTTTTTGGCTTGCTTCTCTACAAGCTATTGAATGGAATGGAAACTGGGCTTTTGGATGCGATTTTCGTAATCGTGACTTGGCTAATGCTCAAATAAAAGGAGCAGAATGTGGAGGCAGATGCTCTACCACACCCCAGTGTACTCATTTTTCCTGGAACAGCTATAATGGCGGAACTTGTTGGATGAAATATGGGCCTGTCTCAAAATCTGATGCTTTTGAAACTGGCGATAGAGGCATGGTATGCGGAGTAATTACTGAAAGTAATGTCAATAAACGTGATGTCTTGGCTACTAGACATGTTAATGGAGGTGGTGATGCTTGTGCGTTACCAAGTGCTGACTATAACGTAAAATACCCTCTTGCACTCGGTGATATAGGAGCGTTAGGAAAACTCAAATTTACTCCTGATTTATGTGGACATGTCTTGCAAATCAATTGTGGAAATGGAAACTTAGATGTTATAATAACAAACTCTAACTATGGCGGTGGTTTAGATCTTTACTCAGAAACAACATGGCCAAAAGCTACCAACAATCTTCCTCCGGGACAAACTTTGCAAGTTTatgataattcttttatttttttattttgatttttataataatatactcTTTTAAGGAGTAAGAATGATTGGTTATTATATTTGGAGTTACTTAGTATAGTTGGAGTACTTTTCAAAGTTTCGCTATTATATATGTACAtctaatatctatatatacatttaagtttttttagtttttgttttattacttaagGGTATCACTTATATGGcttacaaacaatttttattatagctaCTAATAAATACATCGCATGTAAGTCCTGAGTTACTTTTCAATATGTTGTTcagtttttaactattctaTATTATTGTAGATGTTCCGTATTGCTATCTCCGGCTAATGCAATTAACGGCAAAGAGTTTCAGTGCTATTACAAACCTGGGACTGGTTCAAACAATCTTTATTATCGTAACATTGGACTTCTCAACACGCGCAACAAAATTGTAACCAAAGCAACCAGAAACGGAATACCAGGAGAGCATAGAGGAGATAATATTTACTATGCTTTCGATGGCCGAGGACAACCAATGCAACCTAGTGAAGAagtcatttttacttttaatgacgGAAGTACATACAAAGTAAAATTCAGCGACTGCATTGATGTCGGATCAGAACAAAATTggagataaaaagaaaaattaaatttaattattgtacATGAAATTATAcagttatattttatgtaattgttctaaaaaagttaaaccattaaaataataaaaatcgtattaatttatttaaaattttatatttttattaaatctttaattattagCAACGCTTAACCTTCAAACGGATGTACAGAATATTAGAATGcactaataataacataataaatactTCAATGGAGCAGCCGTAGCACAGTATTAGCGCGCTTGCCTCAAAAATAATTGATCCGTAGTTCAACGGGCTTCGGGCAAGTTTTGTAACATCGGTAGGCTTGaacttcctttcaaatgctcttccgcagtgatctgtgataagaccgtaaggacttcttggggcacctaaaataaaataaaatacaggTAATAATAAGATCAATAAAGGTTATAAAGTTAGTTTTCTTAGTAATACAATTCTAAGAATCAGGCTGCCCAGCACACTTTGCTAAGAACAAGGCTACCCAGCAAATATGTCGGTTAAATTTGCTATGAACCAggctattttatataaaataaaggtgtttcaatgtttttattaaattatattattttctgctaaaaaaattaaaatttactatttagAAACTCATACATCTAAAAAGATgtaattcagataaaaccttGCTAAAAAAGAGAATATGAGTGTGCTTATTGTGATTATTGTAAGGTTATTTGATAATTGTCACaagaaaattcaaatttaagaTAACTTATCACTTTTATTGGAAGGAAAAACTTAAATAAGTAAACGTATAGTAAAATGAACGCCGTGTCTATCTGTCTAAACAGTATATCATT is a window of Hydra vulgaris chromosome 15, alternate assembly HydraT2T_AEP DNA encoding:
- the LOC136091291 gene encoding uncharacterized protein LOC136091291, which codes for MYSLKFIAIVLLFWLASLQAIEWNGNWAFGCDFRNRDLANAQIKGAECGGRCSTTPQCTHFSWNSYNGGTCWMKYGPVSKSDAFETGDRGMVCGVITESNVNKRDVLATRHVNGGGDACALPSADYNVKYPLALGDIGALGKLKFTPDLCGHVLQINCGNGNLDVIITNSNYGGGLDLYSETTWPKATNNLPPGQTLCSVLLSPANAINGKEFQCYYKPGTGSNNLYYRNIGLLNTRNKIVTKATRNGIPGEHRGDNIYYAFDGRGQPMQPSEEVIFTFNDGSTYKVKFSDCIDVGSEQNWR